Proteins from a genomic interval of Marmoricola sp. OAE513:
- a CDS encoding OB-fold domain-containing protein codes for MTATPAIEGWFTDGAEPALLGSKCTTCSTVFFPKTSGYCKNPACDGEEFADTELSRTGRIWSYTDAQYQPPPPYIPASDPYVPFALAAVELPEGLVILGQVADGFGVKDIKVGDEVELVVETLYTDETGERTTWRWRPTGVDA; via the coding sequence ATGACCGCCACCCCGGCCATCGAGGGCTGGTTCACCGACGGGGCCGAGCCTGCACTGCTCGGCTCGAAGTGCACGACCTGCTCGACGGTGTTCTTCCCGAAGACCTCCGGTTACTGCAAGAACCCCGCCTGCGACGGCGAGGAGTTCGCGGACACCGAGCTCTCCCGGACGGGTCGGATCTGGTCCTACACCGACGCGCAGTACCAGCCGCCGCCGCCGTACATCCCCGCCAGCGACCCGTACGTGCCGTTCGCGCTGGCCGCGGTCGAGCTCCCCGAGGGCCTCGTGATCCTCGGCCAGGTCGCCGACGGCTTCGGCGTGAAGGACATCAAGGTCGGTGACGAGGTCGAGCTCGTCGTCGAGACGCTGTACACCGACGAGACCGGGGAGCGTACGACGTGGCGCTGGCGCCCGACGGGAGTGGACGCATGA
- a CDS encoding lipid-transfer protein, translating into MSNDIAIAGVGMHPWGKWGKNFVEYGVVAARAALADAGIPWTDVDLVVGGETVRNGYGGYVAGATFAQALGWNGARVATSYAACATGAQALDTARARILAGLSEVALVVGADTTPKGFLAPNAGERWDDPDWLRFRLMGMTNPGYFALYARRRMDLYGATSEDFAQVKVKNSRHGLSNPNARYRKEVAAADVLASAIVSDPLHLLDICATSDGAAAVVVCSVEYAQKLAQQRGSGDLVKIKAISTVTPTFPNTVIDMPLMSTDSSAVAGVPERTFKESIGDAAYEEAGISPEDVDVAEVYDLSTALELDWIEDLSLCKRGEAEQLLRAGDTTIGGRIPVNPSGGLACFGEAVPAQALAQVCELTWQLRGQAEGRQVEGARVGITANQGLFGHGSSVIVAR; encoded by the coding sequence ATGAGCAACGACATCGCCATCGCCGGGGTGGGTATGCACCCCTGGGGCAAGTGGGGCAAGAACTTCGTCGAGTACGGCGTCGTCGCCGCCCGCGCGGCCCTCGCCGACGCCGGCATCCCGTGGACCGACGTCGACCTGGTCGTCGGCGGCGAGACCGTGCGCAACGGGTACGGCGGCTACGTCGCGGGAGCAACGTTCGCCCAGGCTCTCGGCTGGAACGGCGCCCGCGTCGCCACGTCGTACGCCGCCTGCGCCACCGGCGCTCAGGCGCTGGACACCGCTCGTGCCCGGATCCTGGCCGGCCTGTCGGAGGTCGCGCTGGTCGTCGGGGCCGACACCACCCCGAAGGGGTTCCTGGCCCCGAACGCGGGCGAGCGCTGGGACGACCCGGACTGGCTGCGCTTCCGCCTCATGGGCATGACCAACCCGGGGTACTTCGCGCTCTACGCACGGCGCCGGATGGACCTGTACGGCGCGACCAGCGAGGACTTCGCGCAGGTGAAGGTCAAGAACTCCCGGCACGGCCTGAGCAACCCGAACGCGCGCTACCGCAAGGAGGTCGCTGCGGCAGACGTCCTGGCCAGCGCGATCGTGTCGGACCCGCTTCACCTGCTCGACATCTGCGCGACCTCCGACGGCGCGGCGGCGGTCGTCGTGTGCTCGGTGGAGTACGCCCAGAAGCTCGCGCAGCAGCGCGGGTCCGGTGACCTCGTGAAGATCAAGGCGATCAGCACGGTCACCCCGACCTTCCCGAACACCGTCATCGACATGCCGCTGATGTCCACCGACTCCTCGGCCGTGGCCGGGGTGCCGGAGCGGACCTTCAAGGAGTCGATCGGCGACGCGGCGTACGAGGAGGCGGGCATCTCGCCCGAGGACGTCGACGTGGCAGAGGTCTACGACCTGTCCACCGCGCTCGAGCTGGACTGGATCGAGGACCTCTCGCTGTGCAAGCGCGGCGAGGCCGAGCAGCTGCTCCGGGCCGGGGACACCACCATCGGTGGTCGGATCCCGGTCAACCCCTCAGGCGGTCTGGCGTGCTTCGGTGAGGCCGTCCCCGCGCAGGCGCTGGCCCAGGTCTGCGAGCTCACCTGGCAGCTGCGCGGCCAGGCCGAGGGCCGTCAGGTCGAGGGAGCCCGCGTCGGGATCACCGCCAACCAGGGTCTGTTCGGTCACGGCTCGTCGGTGATCGTCGCGCGCTGA
- a CDS encoding serine/threonine protein kinase — protein MRRTAALTLFAFLAAALVADVEAGPRKASAAGAVPLRDVMLVGNNWAGTATVVDARTHKLLKTGINFVPDASQEIADIRKKPDQLAFYYLIQQGPGEGHDQYVDDMFTTNDGKYVAVSRPSFADVVWIDLAKAAAAGPAGSVSSIVREQQMDGYRTDHMGVSPDGRRLLVSDSTENQVIEYSMVDEVVGGKTIKMGDRLRSFESGETPHENNFSPDGSLIYHASIGKVYLPGDQHSLGPVKIGPLHDAIKGDRWYEIVDNTDFSIKHRWDMGKELEEAGHPGMSSAVRPMAVAPGGRFIYFQVSYFHGIVEFDTQAADLDGKVTYKAGTIPEPRTGAVTRLIDLPNRVPKMPLEEYVNDSAHHGLAINGAGTTLCAAGTMDDYVAFVDRATGTHRIFDKATTGHDYLKPYWTTEGLEDTCWVSLSDSDAVAVIDFATGEELAFLPVGDHPQRVRHGYVPESVVSTWAPVEPGPIGGPNGGGKGLINTVSALLGGVIALLNPVLPVR, from the coding sequence ATGCGTCGTACTGCTGCCCTCACCCTGTTCGCCTTCCTGGCTGCCGCCCTCGTCGCCGACGTCGAGGCCGGGCCGCGCAAGGCCTCGGCCGCGGGAGCGGTGCCCCTGCGCGACGTCATGCTCGTCGGCAACAACTGGGCCGGCACGGCGACCGTCGTCGACGCCCGGACCCACAAGCTCCTCAAGACGGGGATCAACTTCGTCCCGGACGCCTCCCAGGAGATCGCCGACATCCGGAAGAAGCCCGACCAGCTCGCGTTCTACTACCTGATCCAGCAGGGTCCCGGCGAGGGCCACGACCAGTACGTCGACGACATGTTCACCACCAACGACGGGAAGTACGTCGCGGTCTCGCGCCCCAGCTTCGCGGACGTGGTCTGGATCGACCTGGCCAAGGCGGCAGCCGCGGGCCCGGCAGGCAGCGTCAGCAGCATCGTCCGCGAGCAGCAGATGGACGGCTACCGGACCGACCACATGGGGGTTTCCCCGGACGGCCGGCGGCTGCTGGTCAGCGACTCCACCGAGAACCAGGTGATCGAGTACTCGATGGTCGACGAGGTCGTCGGTGGCAAGACCATCAAGATGGGCGACCGGCTCCGCAGCTTCGAGTCCGGGGAGACCCCGCACGAGAACAACTTCTCACCCGACGGCTCGCTGATCTACCACGCCTCGATCGGCAAGGTGTACCTGCCGGGCGACCAGCACTCGCTGGGCCCGGTCAAGATCGGTCCGCTCCACGACGCCATCAAGGGCGACCGCTGGTACGAGATCGTCGACAACACCGACTTCTCCATCAAGCACCGCTGGGACATGGGCAAGGAGCTCGAGGAGGCCGGCCACCCGGGGATGAGCTCGGCCGTCCGTCCGATGGCGGTCGCACCGGGAGGACGGTTCATCTACTTCCAGGTCTCCTACTTCCACGGCATCGTCGAGTTCGACACCCAGGCGGCCGACCTGGACGGCAAGGTCACCTACAAGGCGGGCACGATCCCCGAGCCGCGCACGGGCGCCGTCACCCGGCTGATCGACCTGCCCAACCGCGTGCCGAAGATGCCGCTGGAGGAGTACGTGAACGACTCCGCCCACCACGGTCTCGCGATCAACGGCGCGGGCACGACCCTGTGCGCGGCGGGCACGATGGACGACTACGTCGCCTTCGTCGACCGCGCGACCGGGACCCACCGGATCTTCGACAAGGCGACCACCGGTCACGACTACCTCAAGCCGTACTGGACGACCGAGGGTCTGGAGGACACCTGCTGGGTCTCGCTGTCGGACTCGGACGCGGTCGCGGTCATCGACTTCGCAACCGGCGAGGAGCTTGCGTTCCTGCCCGTGGGCGACCACCCGCAGCGGGTCCGGCACGGCTACGTCCCGGAGTCCGTGGTGAGCACCTGGGCTCCCGTCGAGCCGGGGCCGATCGGTGGCCCGAACGGCGGTGGCAAGGGCCTGATCAACACGGTCAGCGCTCTCCTGGGCGGGGTCATCGCGCTGCTGAACCCGGTGCTTCCGGTACGGTGA
- a CDS encoding YchJ family metal-binding protein, protein MSVLGPASACPCGSGLPYDACCGPLHRNERAADGVEELMRSRYSAYVVGASDHLFRTWHPRTRPLDLTPDENLVWTGLEVVDVVQEDTDGVVEFRAHWTWNDQTGALHERSRFEVRGGRWVYVEGDTRDT, encoded by the coding sequence ATGTCTGTGCTCGGCCCGGCCTCTGCGTGTCCGTGCGGATCGGGCCTCCCCTACGACGCCTGCTGCGGTCCGCTGCACCGCAACGAGCGCGCTGCCGACGGGGTGGAGGAGCTGATGCGCTCGCGCTACAGCGCGTACGTCGTGGGAGCCTCCGACCACCTGTTCCGGACCTGGCACCCCCGCACCCGGCCGCTCGACCTCACCCCCGACGAGAACCTGGTGTGGACCGGCCTGGAGGTGGTCGACGTCGTGCAGGAGGACACCGACGGAGTCGTGGAGTTCCGGGCGCACTGGACCTGGAACGACCAGACCGGTGCCCTGCACGAGCGCAGCCGGTTCGAGGTACGCGGCGGTCGCTGGGTCTACGTCGAGGGCGACACCCGCGACACCTGA
- a CDS encoding GMC family oxidoreductase produces the protein MTHYDVLVIGSGFGGSVSALRLSEKGYTVGVLEAGRRWDPEDFPDTSKDPRQLVWLPRLKMTGTMRISPIGTCTVVSAAAVGGGSIIYGNTLYEPLEEFWTDPQWAHITDWKAELAPYYDQAKRMLGAEQNPRTSAADDLLLDVARDLGVADTFHRTQVGVFFGEPGRTVPDPFFGGAGPDRTGCTFCARCFSGCPVNAKNTLLTNYLYLAESAGAQVHELTTVTDVRPLPDGGYEVTASRSDGWLRRGRRTFTADQVIFSAAALGTQKLLHRLKQTGALPHLSDRLGELSRTNSEAGLMAMSRTRRDMADGVAISASIHPEPHTHVEICRYGPGQDALLSSSAPLIDGGPRRPLRLLGQLLRHPLTQLRLMTMKQKAEGSAFILVMQSLNNSVTSYLERGRFGWRFRTRQGIGEPNPDWIPIAHRITRSFAAKMDGEPRGSMADPFNQPVTAHYLGGAVIGLTPADGVIDPYQRVFGHPGLHVVDGSAVSANLGVNPSLTITAQSERAVALWPNKGEPDPRPTVGEPYVRLDPVPPRRPVVPVGAPGELRIGG, from the coding sequence ATGACGCACTACGACGTCCTCGTCATCGGGTCCGGGTTCGGTGGCAGTGTCAGTGCGCTCCGGTTGAGCGAGAAGGGGTACACGGTCGGGGTTCTCGAGGCCGGTCGGCGCTGGGACCCCGAGGACTTCCCGGACACCAGCAAGGACCCGCGCCAGCTCGTCTGGCTGCCGCGGCTGAAGATGACCGGGACGATGCGGATCAGTCCGATCGGCACCTGCACCGTGGTCAGCGCCGCGGCCGTCGGAGGTGGCTCGATCATCTACGGCAACACCCTCTACGAGCCGCTCGAGGAGTTCTGGACCGATCCCCAGTGGGCGCACATCACCGACTGGAAGGCCGAGCTGGCGCCGTACTACGACCAGGCCAAGCGCATGCTGGGCGCGGAGCAGAACCCGCGGACCAGCGCTGCCGACGACCTGCTCCTCGACGTCGCGCGCGACCTCGGGGTGGCCGACACCTTCCACCGCACCCAGGTCGGCGTCTTCTTCGGTGAGCCCGGCCGGACCGTGCCGGACCCGTTCTTCGGCGGTGCCGGTCCGGACCGCACCGGCTGCACCTTCTGCGCCCGGTGCTTCTCGGGCTGCCCGGTCAACGCCAAGAACACCCTGCTCACCAACTACCTGTACCTGGCCGAGTCGGCCGGTGCTCAGGTGCACGAGCTCACCACCGTCACTGACGTCCGGCCGTTGCCGGACGGCGGGTACGAGGTCACCGCGTCGCGGTCCGACGGCTGGTTGCGGCGGGGACGCCGCACCTTCACCGCCGACCAGGTGATCTTCTCGGCAGCTGCCCTCGGCACCCAGAAGCTGCTGCACCGGCTGAAGCAGACGGGCGCCCTGCCGCACCTGTCGGACCGCTTGGGCGAGCTGTCCCGGACGAACTCCGAGGCCGGTCTGATGGCGATGAGCCGGACCCGGAGGGACATGGCCGACGGTGTCGCGATCAGCGCGTCGATCCATCCCGAGCCGCACACGCACGTCGAGATCTGCCGCTACGGCCCCGGGCAGGACGCCCTGCTGTCCAGCAGCGCGCCGCTGATCGACGGCGGCCCGCGGCGTCCGCTGCGGCTGCTCGGCCAGCTGCTGCGGCACCCGCTGACCCAACTGCGGCTGATGACGATGAAGCAGAAGGCCGAGGGCTCGGCGTTCATCCTGGTGATGCAGTCGTTGAACAACTCCGTCACCTCCTACCTCGAGCGGGGTCGGTTCGGGTGGAGGTTCCGAACCCGGCAGGGGATCGGCGAGCCGAACCCGGACTGGATCCCGATCGCGCACCGGATCACCCGGTCGTTCGCGGCGAAGATGGACGGTGAGCCGCGCGGCTCGATGGCTGATCCCTTCAACCAGCCGGTGACCGCGCACTACCTCGGCGGGGCGGTCATCGGCCTGACTCCGGCCGACGGGGTGATCGATCCCTACCAGCGCGTCTTCGGGCACCCGGGCCTGCACGTCGTCGACGGGTCGGCGGTCTCGGCCAACCTCGGGGTCAACCCGTCGCTGACCATCACCGCCCAGTCCGAGCGCGCGGTGGCGCTGTGGCCGAACAAGGGCGAACCGGACCCTAGACCGACGGTCGGGGAGCCGTACGTCCGGCTGGACCCGGTCCCGCCGCGCCGTCCGGTCGTTCCGGTCGGCGCGCCGGGGGAGCTCCGGATCGGTGGCTGA
- a CDS encoding AAA family ATPase: protein MTSNSSPTPAPAAATVGELRATGHVHLTLREELRGNLLAALASGRDPWPGLHGFESTVIPQVERAIIAGHDIVLLGERGQGKTRLLRTLVGLLDEWTPVISGSELGEHPYDPITFSSKAAAAQYGDDLRISWRHRDERYAEKLATPDTSVADLIGDVDPMKVAEGRSLGDPETIHFGLIPRSHRGIVAINELPDLAERIQVAMLNVMEERDIQIRGYVLRLPLDLLVVASANPEDYTNRGRIITPLKDRFGAEIRTHYPIDIADEIAVIRQEADLVADVPDHLVEILARFTRALRSSQSVDQRSGVSARFAIAGAETIAAAALHRATAQGEPEAVARVVDLQTAVDVLGGKIEFESGEEGREDEILTHLLRTATAEAVRGHLGGLDLGLLVETLEQDGVAVTTGEQVTAADFLASLPALPPTEASESDLYDQIASRLGATNDGRRAGAIELALEGLYLARKVAKDEEDGGTVYRG, encoded by the coding sequence GTGACTTCGAACTCCTCTCCCACCCCTGCTCCGGCTGCTGCGACCGTCGGAGAGCTCCGCGCCACCGGGCACGTCCACCTGACCCTGCGTGAGGAGCTGCGCGGCAACCTCCTCGCGGCGCTGGCGTCCGGTCGGGACCCGTGGCCCGGGTTGCACGGCTTCGAGAGCACCGTCATCCCGCAGGTCGAGCGCGCCATCATCGCCGGACACGACATCGTCCTGCTCGGTGAGCGCGGGCAGGGCAAGACCAGGTTGCTGCGCACGCTGGTGGGTCTCCTGGACGAGTGGACCCCGGTGATCTCCGGGTCCGAGCTCGGCGAGCACCCGTACGACCCGATCACCTTCTCCTCGAAGGCGGCCGCGGCGCAGTACGGCGACGACCTGCGGATCAGCTGGCGCCACCGCGACGAGCGGTACGCCGAGAAGCTCGCCACCCCCGACACCAGCGTTGCCGACCTGATCGGCGACGTCGACCCGATGAAGGTGGCCGAGGGTCGCTCGCTGGGCGACCCGGAGACGATCCACTTCGGCCTGATCCCGCGCAGCCACCGCGGCATCGTCGCGATCAACGAGCTGCCCGACCTCGCCGAGCGGATCCAGGTTGCGATGCTCAACGTGATGGAGGAGCGCGACATCCAGATCCGCGGCTACGTGCTCCGTCTCCCGCTGGACCTCCTGGTCGTGGCCAGCGCCAACCCCGAGGACTACACCAACCGCGGTCGGATCATCACCCCGCTCAAGGACCGCTTCGGCGCGGAGATCCGGACGCACTACCCGATCGACATCGCCGACGAGATCGCCGTCATCCGACAGGAGGCCGACCTCGTCGCCGACGTGCCCGACCACCTCGTCGAGATCCTCGCCCGGTTCACCCGTGCACTGCGCAGCAGCCAGTCGGTCGACCAGCGCTCCGGCGTGAGCGCCCGGTTCGCGATCGCCGGTGCCGAGACGATCGCGGCAGCCGCACTGCACCGCGCGACCGCCCAGGGCGAGCCCGAGGCCGTGGCCCGGGTCGTCGACCTGCAGACGGCCGTCGACGTGCTCGGCGGCAAGATCGAGTTCGAGTCCGGGGAGGAGGGTCGCGAGGACGAGATCCTCACGCACCTGCTCCGGACCGCCACGGCAGAGGCCGTCCGCGGCCACCTCGGCGGCCTCGACCTCGGGTTGCTGGTGGAGACCCTCGAGCAGGACGGCGTCGCGGTGACCACCGGTGAGCAGGTCACCGCCGCCGACTTCCTGGCCAGCCTGCCGGCACTGCCCCCCACCGAGGCCAGCGAGTCCGACCTCTACGACCAGATCGCCAGCAGGCTGGGTGCGACCAACGACGGCCGGCGCGCGGGTGCGATCGAGCTGGCCCTCGAAGGCCTCTACCTGGCGCGCAAGGTCGCCAAGGACGAGGAAGACGGAGGCACGGTCTACCGTGGCTGA
- a CDS encoding MBL fold metallo-hydrolase has product MRLKPGRPDITAYADRFDVPAAEGDLSVTFLGVSTLLLDDGESAVLTDGFFSRPPMLEVLLSKMRPDVGRIDACLHRALGGRPVEAVVPVHSHFDHAMDSGVVAHRTGARLIGGSSTANVGRGARLPADRITVAQPGEPIELGAWTLTLVESHHCPPDRYPGEITTPVVPPVRAGAYRCGEAWSILVGHRSGPSALVQGSAGFVEGALTGRSAEVAYLGVGQLGLQSETYIETYWDQTVRTVGARRAVLTHWDDFFRPLPMHPGDKQLRALPYAGDDLDVTMRVLTRLATRDGVALSFPTVWERENPWA; this is encoded by the coding sequence GTGAGGTTGAAGCCCGGACGCCCGGACATCACGGCGTACGCCGACCGGTTCGACGTCCCCGCGGCCGAGGGCGACCTGTCCGTGACCTTCCTCGGCGTCAGCACGCTGCTCCTCGACGACGGTGAGTCCGCGGTGCTGACCGACGGCTTCTTCAGCCGTCCGCCGATGCTCGAGGTGCTGCTGAGCAAGATGCGTCCCGACGTCGGTCGGATCGACGCCTGCCTGCACCGGGCGCTGGGCGGTCGTCCGGTCGAGGCCGTCGTGCCGGTGCACAGCCACTTCGACCACGCCATGGACTCCGGCGTCGTCGCCCACCGCACCGGGGCCCGGCTGATCGGCGGGTCCTCGACCGCGAACGTCGGCCGGGGCGCCCGGCTGCCCGCCGACCGGATCACGGTGGCGCAGCCCGGGGAGCCGATCGAGCTCGGCGCCTGGACCCTGACCCTGGTCGAGTCCCACCACTGCCCGCCCGACCGCTACCCCGGTGAGATCACGACGCCGGTGGTACCGCCGGTGCGCGCGGGCGCCTACCGCTGCGGGGAAGCCTGGTCGATCCTGGTCGGGCACCGCAGCGGGCCGAGTGCGCTGGTCCAGGGCAGCGCCGGCTTCGTCGAGGGTGCGTTGACCGGGCGCAGCGCGGAGGTCGCGTACCTCGGCGTCGGCCAACTCGGCCTCCAGAGCGAGACCTACATCGAGACCTACTGGGACCAGACCGTGCGCACCGTCGGTGCCCGCCGCGCCGTCCTGACGCACTGGGACGACTTCTTCCGGCCGTTGCCGATGCACCCCGGCGACAAGCAGCTGCGCGCCCTCCCGTACGCCGGTGACGACCTGGACGTGACGATGCGGGTGCTCACCCGGCTGGCGACGCGTGACGGCGTCGCCCTCTCGTTCCCGACGGTGTGGGAACGCGAGAACCCCTGGGCCTGA
- a CDS encoding helix-turn-helix domain-containing protein — MPEYGRYCPVALASEVIADRWTPLILRELILGNTRFNDIARGMPGISRSLLVARLRHLEKNGVIATYPSPTGKGSEYHLTPAGKDLERVIDSFGRWAIEWLFDELRPHDVDPVTLTWWMHRRIAADRLPPVRTVLEFRHVGAEQEVIWLVLERGEASVCIQHPGYEVDLRVTATTAELADVFQGYRHWDEAVKEGRIVVDGLPRLARALPTWFEWSPWVEVTHERAHRPVEVRAEVR; from the coding sequence ATGCCCGAATACGGACGCTACTGCCCGGTCGCCCTGGCCAGCGAGGTCATCGCGGACCGGTGGACCCCCTTGATCCTCCGGGAGCTCATCCTCGGGAACACCCGCTTCAACGACATCGCTCGCGGTATGCCGGGGATCTCCCGGTCGCTCCTGGTCGCCCGGCTCCGGCACCTGGAGAAGAACGGCGTGATCGCGACCTACCCGTCCCCGACCGGGAAGGGCAGCGAGTACCACCTGACGCCGGCCGGCAAGGACCTCGAGCGGGTCATCGACAGCTTCGGTCGCTGGGCGATCGAGTGGCTCTTCGACGAGCTCCGCCCGCACGACGTCGACCCGGTCACGCTGACCTGGTGGATGCACCGCCGGATCGCTGCGGACCGGTTGCCCCCGGTCCGGACCGTCCTGGAGTTCCGGCACGTCGGCGCCGAGCAGGAGGTCATCTGGCTGGTCCTGGAGCGCGGCGAGGCGTCGGTCTGCATCCAGCACCCCGGCTACGAGGTCGACCTGCGGGTCACCGCCACGACGGCGGAGCTCGCTGACGTGTTCCAGGGGTACCGGCACTGGGACGAGGCGGTCAAGGAGGGCCGGATCGTCGTCGACGGGCTGCCGCGCCTGGCCCGGGCGCTGCCGACCTGGTTCGAGTGGAGTCCCTGGGTGGAGGTCACCCACGAACGGGCGCACCGCCCGGTCGAGGTGCGCGCCGAGGTGCGCTGA
- a CDS encoding adenylate/guanylate cyclase domain-containing protein, protein MEATTLVWILGAALVVVTGALAAAVMAWRRTSAELAEANLRVPPPPPENPTQRAVLTAGTAVRSVFEAVSRVREQGVGGMLVSTLEDFNRWAADQRTAIGRIADEDGTVTIFFSDIENSTALNNQLGDSRWLKVLTAHDRLVETYVEKYRGLIVKSFGDGHMVVFTTPELAIAAALDIQRALNASWNRSRELRRTPIRIRIGMHTGTAIERGGDYFGQNVALAARVAGQAQGGEILVTGDIVSSTEDVFGFTPAEAVELKGFDGEHELFHVDGRR, encoded by the coding sequence GTGGAGGCGACGACACTGGTCTGGATCCTGGGGGCCGCCCTGGTGGTCGTGACCGGCGCGCTCGCCGCGGCCGTGATGGCTTGGCGCCGGACCTCCGCCGAGCTCGCCGAGGCCAACCTGCGGGTCCCACCCCCGCCCCCGGAGAACCCCACCCAGCGGGCCGTGCTCACCGCCGGCACCGCCGTCCGCTCGGTCTTCGAGGCGGTCAGCCGGGTCCGGGAGCAGGGTGTCGGCGGGATGCTGGTCAGCACGTTGGAGGACTTCAACCGCTGGGCCGCCGACCAGCGCACCGCGATCGGTCGGATCGCGGACGAGGACGGCACCGTCACGATCTTCTTCTCCGACATCGAGAACTCCACGGCGCTCAACAACCAGCTGGGCGACTCCCGCTGGCTCAAGGTCCTCACCGCGCACGACCGCCTCGTCGAGACCTACGTCGAGAAGTACCGCGGCCTGATCGTGAAGTCGTTCGGCGACGGGCACATGGTCGTCTTCACGACACCCGAGCTGGCGATCGCGGCCGCTCTGGACATCCAGCGGGCACTCAACGCCAGCTGGAACCGGAGCCGCGAGCTGCGGCGTACGCCGATCAGGATCCGGATCGGGATGCACACCGGGACCGCCATCGAGCGCGGCGGCGACTACTTCGGCCAGAACGTGGCCCTGGCGGCACGGGTCGCCGGCCAGGCCCAGGGCGGCGAGATCCTGGTCACCGGCGACATCGTCAGCTCCACCGAGGACGTCTTCGGGTTCACCCCGGCCGAGGCCGTGGAGCTCAAGGGCTTCGACGGCGAGCACGAGCTGTTCCACGTGGACGGCCGACGATGA
- a CDS encoding acyl-CoA dehydrogenase family protein has protein sequence MTTMTEIPPSASTSESTADTLVQRARALAPTLTEHAVRHDADGTFVTESHAALREAGLLRAAVPTELGGDGATIADLAALQRELAHHCGSTALASSMHQHVVAFTAWRYRRGLPGAEATLRRVAEEGIVLVSTGGGDYTQPRGEAVKVDGGYRVSGTKRFASQSEVGTVMSTMFTYDDPERGRRVLNMAVPIAAEGITVADNWNTLGMRGTASNDLQVTDVFVPEDKVLADRPYGVIDAPLQVISSVAFPIVSAVYLGVAESAYQASLAFAGHRGEDPLVQRQVGLMANRLQVAGWALEGALRAVGDDPAPSLETVAAVMTAKREIALAGVEVCDLAMEVAGGPAFFKGSPIERAYRDIRAAKFHPLSPEDTLVHAGRLALGLPADTV, from the coding sequence ATGACCACGATGACCGAGATCCCCCCGAGCGCGTCCACCAGCGAGAGCACCGCCGACACCCTTGTCCAGCGGGCTCGCGCCCTGGCGCCGACCCTGACCGAGCACGCCGTCCGCCACGACGCCGACGGCACCTTCGTGACCGAGTCGCACGCAGCCCTGCGTGAGGCCGGCCTGCTCCGTGCCGCCGTACCGACCGAGCTCGGCGGGGACGGCGCCACCATCGCGGACCTCGCCGCGCTGCAGCGCGAGCTGGCCCACCACTGCGGTTCCACCGCGCTGGCCAGCTCGATGCACCAGCACGTGGTGGCGTTCACCGCGTGGCGGTACCGCCGCGGTCTGCCCGGCGCGGAGGCCACCCTGCGCCGCGTCGCCGAGGAGGGCATCGTGCTCGTCTCGACCGGCGGCGGCGACTACACCCAGCCGCGGGGCGAGGCCGTCAAGGTCGACGGCGGCTACCGGGTCTCCGGCACCAAGCGGTTCGCCAGCCAGTCCGAGGTCGGCACGGTGATGTCGACGATGTTCACCTACGACGACCCCGAGCGCGGCCGGCGGGTGCTGAACATGGCCGTGCCGATCGCCGCCGAGGGCATCACCGTGGCGGACAACTGGAACACCCTGGGCATGCGCGGCACCGCCAGCAACGACCTCCAGGTCACCGACGTCTTCGTGCCCGAGGACAAGGTGCTCGCCGACCGCCCGTACGGCGTCATCGACGCGCCGCTGCAGGTGATCTCCAGCGTTGCCTTCCCGATCGTCTCGGCGGTCTACCTCGGGGTCGCCGAGTCGGCGTACCAGGCATCGCTGGCCTTCGCCGGCCACCGCGGCGAGGACCCCCTGGTCCAGCGGCAGGTCGGCCTGATGGCGAACCGCCTGCAGGTGGCCGGCTGGGCCCTGGAAGGGGCACTGCGCGCCGTCGGGGACGACCCGGCACCGTCGCTGGAGACGGTGGCAGCGGTGATGACGGCCAAGCGCGAGATCGCGCTGGCGGGGGTCGAGGTCTGCGACCTGGCGATGGAGGTCGCGGGCGGTCCGGCGTTCTTCAAGGGTTCGCCGATCGAGCGCGCCTACCGCGACATCCGCGCAGCCAAGTTCCACCCGCTGAGCCCGGAGGACACCCTCGTCCACGCGGGCCGGCTGGCGCTCGGTCTGCCCGCCGACACCGTCTGA